The proteins below are encoded in one region of Flavobacteriales bacterium:
- a CDS encoding iron-containing alcohol dehydrogenase, translating into MNMSQVVQFNFPTVIRFGTGAIKELPQHLKDQGKMRPLVVTDPVVATLPFFLEIVEDMKKIGLEPTVYAEMHKNPVKSDVLNGKKAFAEANCDSIVGVGGGVGLDVARAIALAINHHRDLFDYDDLIGGDQYVTEEVPYFVTVPTTSGTGSEVGRSAIIADDVTHQKKILFSPKLLASRVFADPSLTFGLPPFVTAATGMDALTHNMEAYVAKNYHPMCDGIALEGIKLISKSIEKATHEGQDEQARADMMLASLMGAVAFQKGLGVVHSLAHPLSQLLDTHHGLANAVNLPYGMEFNLAGFEDRFEAMAHAFGLKNGNGTQLIDELFKLNERLGLPTRLSGIDVKEEHLEPLADLAFADFCHPNNPKPVSRNEFLALYKKAL; encoded by the coding sequence ATTAACATGAGTCAAGTCGTCCAATTCAATTTCCCGACCGTTATCCGCTTCGGAACGGGCGCTATCAAAGAACTTCCACAGCATCTGAAAGATCAAGGAAAAATGCGGCCGTTGGTCGTGACCGATCCTGTTGTGGCAACGCTTCCATTCTTCCTCGAAATTGTGGAAGACATGAAGAAGATCGGTCTAGAACCGACCGTTTATGCCGAGATGCACAAGAATCCCGTGAAATCGGACGTGTTGAATGGCAAAAAAGCATTTGCCGAAGCCAACTGCGATAGCATTGTAGGTGTTGGCGGTGGCGTTGGTCTGGATGTGGCGCGTGCCATTGCATTGGCCATCAACCATCATCGCGACTTGTTTGATTATGACGACCTGATCGGTGGCGACCAGTATGTGACAGAGGAAGTTCCTTACTTCGTTACCGTGCCGACCACAAGCGGAACAGGAAGTGAGGTTGGCCGAAGCGCCATCATTGCGGATGATGTGACGCATCAGAAGAAGATACTTTTCTCACCGAAGTTGTTGGCAAGCCGCGTTTTTGCAGACCCAAGTCTCACATTCGGACTTCCACCGTTTGTAACAGCCGCCACGGGAATGGATGCACTCACCCACAACATGGAGGCTTACGTAGCTAAGAATTACCACCCGATGTGCGATGGAATTGCGCTTGAGGGCATCAAACTCATCAGCAAATCCATTGAAAAAGCCACACACGAAGGACAGGATGAGCAGGCGCGTGCCGATATGATGCTTGCCAGTTTGATGGGAGCCGTGGCTTTCCAGAAAGGTTTGGGAGTGGTTCACTCGCTGGCGCATCCGCTTTCGCAGTTGCTCGATACGCATCATGGTCTGGCCAACGCGGTCAACCTCCCGTACGGAATGGAATTCAATTTAGCTGGTTTTGAAGACCGTTTTGAGGCCATGGCACACGCTTTCGGCTTGAAAAATGGTAATGGCACACAACTCATTGATGAGCTTTTCAAACTCAACGAGCGTTTGGGACTTCCAACCCGACTTTCGGGCATTGACGTGAAAGAAGAACACTTGGAGCCGTTGGCCGATCTTGCATTTGCCGATTTCTGCCATCCGAACAACCCAAAACCTGTTTCGCGCAACGAGTTTCTTGCCTTGTACAAGAAGGCACTGTAA
- a CDS encoding 4-hydroxybutyrate CoA-transferase — translation MSISGEHAVAHIRSGDSVFIHSAAAAPQHLIAKLVERKDELRDVTIYQIHTEGPAPYADDSIDAFKVKCMFIGQNMRKSIQHGHGSYIPVFLSEVPRLFKDRILPIDVALISVSPPDEHGYCSLGPSIDVSLAAVLAAKTVIAQVNKHIPRTHGDGLIHVGNINYLVKHDEPIYEVAAGELNETEIAIGRNIAELVEDGATLQTGIGNIPNAVLASLENHKDLGIHTEMFSDGILPLVQKGVITGKYKKKHSGKIISSFVVGSRLIYDFIDDNPLVNMLSSEYVNDTRVISRNPKVTAINSAIEVDLTGQICADSIGHRIFSGVGGQMDFIRGASLSEGGKPIIALPSSTKHGESKIVPVLKSGAGVVTTRAHVHYVVTEYGVANLYGKTLAERAKLLIDISHPDHREDLARAAYEIQH, via the coding sequence ATGAGCATTTCTGGAGAACACGCGGTGGCGCACATCCGTTCGGGTGACAGCGTTTTCATTCATTCGGCAGCGGCCGCCCCGCAGCATCTTATCGCCAAACTCGTTGAGCGAAAAGATGAACTGCGTGATGTGACCATCTATCAGATCCATACGGAAGGGCCAGCTCCTTACGCAGATGATTCGATAGATGCTTTCAAGGTCAAATGCATGTTCATCGGCCAGAATATGCGCAAATCCATTCAGCACGGGCATGGAAGTTATATCCCCGTTTTTCTGAGTGAAGTCCCACGGCTTTTCAAAGACCGTATTCTTCCGATAGATGTCGCGTTGATCTCTGTTTCCCCACCTGACGAGCACGGCTACTGCTCGCTTGGGCCATCAATTGATGTTTCGTTAGCGGCTGTTCTTGCCGCGAAAACGGTGATTGCACAGGTGAACAAACACATTCCGCGAACCCATGGAGATGGATTGATACATGTTGGGAACATCAATTATCTGGTAAAACATGATGAACCGATCTATGAAGTGGCTGCTGGCGAACTGAACGAAACGGAAATAGCGATCGGCCGCAACATTGCAGAGCTTGTAGAAGACGGAGCCACATTGCAAACGGGCATCGGCAACATTCCCAATGCAGTTCTTGCTTCGCTTGAGAATCATAAAGATCTTGGTATTCACACCGAAATGTTCTCGGATGGCATTCTGCCATTGGTGCAAAAAGGAGTGATCACGGGCAAATACAAGAAGAAGCATTCAGGAAAGATCATTTCCTCGTTTGTTGTGGGCAGCCGCCTCATTTATGATTTCATTGACGACAATCCGTTGGTGAACATGCTTTCGTCAGAATATGTGAACGATACGCGTGTCATCAGCCGCAACCCGAAAGTAACGGCCATCAACAGTGCCATCGAGGTGGATCTTACGGGGCAGATCTGTGCAGACAGCATCGGCCATCGCATCTTTTCTGGCGTTGGCGGACAGATGGATTTCATCCGAGGCGCATCGCTTTCTGAAGGTGGGAAACCGATCATCGCGTTGCCATCCAGCACCAAGCATGGTGAAAGCAAGATCGTTCCTGTGCTGAAATCAGGTGCTGGAGTTGTTACAACACGGGCACACGTTCATTATGTGGTTACCGAATACGGTGTGGCCAATCTGTATGGAAAAACACTGGCCGAA